The Streptomyces sp. Je 1-332 genome has a window encoding:
- a CDS encoding STAS domain-containing protein, which translates to MAPATPQPLHVDTVLGLDPVLMRVGGDLDMDSAASLRTVLEPLLAKSVEMDLANVTFIGSSGVNVLLSHHERCRAAGGRLVVLHPSRAVRQILQLLGVYGLLAEQDRTEERHDPGDGAPGMP; encoded by the coding sequence ATGGCTCCCGCCACACCCCAGCCGCTGCATGTCGACACGGTATTGGGTCTCGACCCCGTGCTGATGCGTGTGGGCGGGGACCTGGACATGGACAGCGCGGCCTCGCTGAGGACCGTCCTTGAGCCCTTGCTGGCCAAGAGCGTCGAGATGGATCTCGCGAACGTCACCTTCATCGGCTCCTCCGGCGTCAACGTCCTGCTGTCGCATCACGAACGGTGCCGGGCCGCGGGCGGCCGGCTCGTCGTGCTGCATCCCTCCAGGGCCGTGCGGCAGATCCTCCAGCTCCTCGGTGTGTACGGGCTGCTGGCGGAGCAGGACAGGACCGAAGAGCGGCATGACCCGGGGGACGGCGCCCCGGGCATGCCCTAG